The DNA sequence CTTTCAGGTCGGCCGAGCGCTGCAACATCTTCTGGAAACGATCCACTCGCCCTTCGGTGTCGATCAGCTTCTGACGGCCGGTGAAGAAGGGGTGGCAACTGGAGCAGATTTCCACTCGGATGTCGCCCTTATTGGTCGAGCGGGTCTTGAACGAATGACCGCATGCGCAGATCACGTTCGTTTCATTGTAGGCGGGATGGATGCCAGCTTTCATCGATTGATCCTTTAACCTCCTCAGTATAGCAGACGCAGCGGAACCGCCAAAAGATGCCGCCAAACAGAAAGAACCCGCAGCCGGACTCCGGCGACGGGTTCTTCGGTAGCCTGGATTCTTTAGCCTACGGCTGCAGAATCGCGCTCAGTGGCCGGTGCGCACGATCTTAGCCCTGCACTGAAGAGTCGGGCCAAGGCGTGACCAGTTTTGAGCTTCAGCAGTCGACCACCTCACGCGTGTGACAACTACCAGTACTCATGTTCTCTGGATCACCTCCTTTCTTCAGTGATGGCCTTATCCTAAGCGACCTTCGGAATTCAGTCAAGAGGAAAGAAAACAGAACCACAACATTTTGTAGTGGGAATCCAAAAGATGGAATATGCGGTAGGCTACATCCCGCCGAGCCCAGGCGGAGATGTCGAACCGGCTCCTTCCTGGAGGACGTCCAGTAGCTTGTTCACTGCCTGTAAGTGATTGATAAAAAGAAAACGCCCCGGGGGATCGGAGGATACCACCGGGGCGGGATGGTTAGAGAGGCAACCACCCACAAAGCATCTAAC is a window from the uncultured Paludibaculum sp. genome containing:
- the rpmE gene encoding 50S ribosomal protein L31 codes for the protein MKAGIHPAYNETNVICACGHSFKTRSTNKGDIRVEICSSCHPFFTGRQKLIDTEGRVDRFQKMLQRSADLKAKRADTKQPVA